The following proteins come from a genomic window of Lycium ferocissimum isolate CSIRO_LF1 chromosome 4, AGI_CSIRO_Lferr_CH_V1, whole genome shotgun sequence:
- the LOC132052069 gene encoding uncharacterized protein LOC132052069, with protein MSSRGLLPLMNLVRLKGVPILQQLHLEERLLRTTSQNWCIVNDGTNEPTIVMGISGKPAELLEIGSVLQDKIPVVKRFTGGGTVIVDHRTVFITFICNTDALPSVQPYPRPIMSWSGQLYSKVFQGVADFSLRENDYVFGNRKFGGNAQSITKGRWVHHTSFLWDYEMMNMAYLKLPNRVPDYRQERDHLDFICRMKDYISRQEFINRTISALGSQFSVTSLQLESFDCPDDTKFVPSSRLLGKQELEDSLESESGNVILQSL; from the exons ATGAGTTCAAGGGGTTTGCTGCCATTGATGAATCTTGTTAGACTTAAGGGAGTCCCAATTTTGCAGCAATTGCATTTGGAAGAGAGGCTATTGAGGACAACATCTCAAAATTGGTGTATTGTAAATGATGGAACCAATGAACCCACCATTGTTATGGGCATTTCAGG AAAACCAGCTGAACTTCTTGAAATCGGTTCTGTTTTGCAAGACAAGATTCCAGTAGTTAAGAGGTTTACTGGAGGAGGGACTGTAATTGTCGATCACAGGACAGTTTTCATCACCTTCATATGCAACACGGATGCTCTCCCTAGCGTACAACCGTATCCTAGGCCCATCATGTCGTGGAGTGGCCAACTCTATAGCAAAGTGTTTCAAGGAGTAGCGGATTTCTCTCTTCGTGAAAATG ACTATGTTTTTGGCAACCGCAAGTTTGGGGGAAATGCTCAATCTATCACAAAAGGGCGTTGGGTTCATCATACGTCCTTTCTGTGGGATTATGAGATGATGAACATGGCTTATCTCAAACTTCCAAATCGAGTTCCTGACTATCGACAG GAAAGAGACCATTTGGACTTCATCTGCCGCATGAAGGATTATATATCTCGTCAAGAATTCATCAATAGAACCATATCTGCACTTGGCAGCCAATTTTCTGTAACTTCTCTGCAGCTTGAATCATTTGACTGTCCTGATGACACGAAATTTGTGCCCTCCTCTAGACTGCTGGGAAAACAAGAACTGGAGGATAGTTTGGAGTCTGAATCTGGGAATGTCATACTTCAGTCACTGTAA